One region of Drosophila teissieri strain GT53w chromosome 2L, Prin_Dtei_1.1, whole genome shotgun sequence genomic DNA includes:
- the LOC122626237 gene encoding eukaryotic translation initiation factor 3 subunit J, whose product MADDWESAADSEVVIRPTAAASVNKWEGEDEDEDIKDSWEDEEEKKDEEKPTKTEAPAKPKPNKALKAKLEQQARLEEEAEVQRVANLSPAEKLAEKLRLQKIQEASDLKHAQEAFGVTSTCGGLDAFNPESKEEFKEFGATLSWKVAQFRESEHFPQFVEDLVRSLCVNLSAADIKKVKMNVEILHSEKLKLEKANAKKPAGKGKGKVTLRTENDDIDGYQKYGNDFTEDYDDFM is encoded by the exons ATGGCCGATGATTGGG AATCCGCAGCAGACAGTGAGGTGGTCATCCGGCCGACTGCTGCCGCCAGCGTAAACAAGTGGGAAggcgaggacgaggacgaggacatcAAG GACAGCTgggaggacgaggaggagaaAAAGGACGAGGAGAAGCCCACGAAAACAGAAGCCCCAGCCAAACCGAAGCCAAATAAGGCGCTAAAAGCCAaactggagcagcaggcg CGCTTAGAGGAGGAAGCGGAGGTACAACGTGTGGCCAACCTATCGCCTGCAGAAAAGTTGGCTGAGAAGCTGCGATTGCAAAAAATCCAGGAGGCCTCTGATCTTAAGCATGCCCAGGAGGCGTTTGGCGTGACGAGTACGTGCGGAGGCCTAGACGCCTTCAACCCGGAGAGCAAGGAGGAGTTCAAGGAGTTCGGCGCAACGCTCAGCTGGAAGGTGGCCCAGTTCCGCGAGTCGGAGCACTTCCCCCAGTTCGTTGAGGATCTGGTGCGCAGTCTATGCGTGAATC TGAGCGCCGCTGACATCAAAAAGGTCAAGATGAACGTGGAAATCTTGCACTCGGAAAAGCTGAAGCTGGAAAAGGCCAATGCCAAGAAGCCCGCTGGAAAAGGCAAGGGCAAGGTCACTCTCCGCACCGAAAACGAC GATATTGACGGTTACCAAAAGTACGGCAATGACTTCACCGAGGACTATGACGACTTCATGTGA
- the LOC122625908 gene encoding WD repeat-containing protein 89 gives MSDFNKYCEEAAKEELPDSEDEEDIGDEDTCSAQDLAAEFQLKYQPQDEVSVSLQREYVLSLAADQQFSRIAAGLSNSAVHIYNLDSGARKLENFSYLPPTESPHRVSICGVRFLDEGPHNILVGTTDGYVRLYDLRLRGEQARFKYTQHPEVPPVPKSISCFDRNANGRIICCGTEQFHSNAFLVFFDVRERKQMGVYFDSHEDDITSVQFHGQNPDLLATGSVDGLVNVFDVKEPDEDEALLNTFNTESSVARLAWHKNAYDKDIVSCVTTTGDFKSYECEEGDEVSSFVRPDVTAAIRRRKAANFNLINAHNQEDGGVFLLAGTNFNKGEILRSVSVTSKNSLQPLANFQGNKQIVRDSLFDAKRGLLFTGGESGIVTVWAQDASGTAVGSEKLKVRKEKKSRKQAPY, from the exons ATGAGCGACTTCAACAAGTATTGCGAAG AAGCTGCGAAAGAGGAGCTGCCCGACTCGGAAGACGAGGAAGACATCGGCGACGAGGACACTTGCAGTGCACAGGATCTTGCCGCCGAATTCCAGCTGAAGTACCAGCCGCAGGACGAAGTCAGCGTGTCCTTGCAGCGTGAATATGTGCTTAGCTTGGCAGCGGACCAGCAGTTCTCGCGGATTGCCGCCGGCCTGTCCAATTCAGCAGTGCACATTTACAATTTGGATTCGGGCGCTCGGAAACTGGAGAACTTTAGCTACCTGCCGCCCACAGAATCTCCGCATCGCGTAAGCATCTGCGGCGTCCGCTTCCTGGACGAGGGACCACACAACATCCTGGTGGGTACCACCGATGGCTACGTGCGCCTCTACGATCTGCGCCTTAGGGGTGAACAGGCGAGGTTCAAATACACGCAGCACCCTGAGGTGCCTCCGGTGCCCAAGTCGATTTCGTGCTTCGACAGGAACGCCAACGGCCGGATCATTTGCTGCGGCACCGAACAGTTTCACAGCAACGCGTTCCTGGTGTTCTTCGATGTTCGGGAGCGGAAACAGATGGGCGTCTACTTTGACAGCCACGAGGACGATATCACCTCGGTGCAGTTCCATGGCCAGAATCCGGACCTGCTGGCCACAGGCAGTGTGGACGGGCTAGTAAATGTGTTCGATGTGAAGGAGCCGGACGAGGACGAAGCACTGCTTAACACCTTCAACACCGAGAGCAGTGTGGCCCGGTTGGCCTGGCACAAGAACGCCTACGACAAGGACATCGTATCCTGCGTCACGACCACCGGCGATTTCAAGAGCTACGAGTGCGAGGAGGGCGACGAGGTGTCATCCTTCGTGCGGCCGGACGTCACGGCGGCTATAAGGAGAAGGAAAGCTGCAAACTTCAACTTGATCAATGCCCACAACCAGGAAGACGGCGGAGTCTTTCTGCTGGCGGGCACGAACTTCAACAAGGG CGAGATCCTGCGCTCCGTTAGCGTTACCTCCAAGAACAGCCTCCAGCCATTGGCCAACTTCCAGGGAAACAAGCAGATCGTCAGAGACAGTCTTTTTGATGCGAAGCGCGGTTTACTTTTTACGGGCGGTGAGTCCGGCATTGTTACGGTTTGGGCACAGGACGCAAGTGGGACAGCGGTCGGCAGTGAAAAACTGAAGGTCAGGAAGGAGAAGAAGTCTCGCAAGCAGGCGCCATattaa
- the LOC122626640 gene encoding spaetzle-processing enzyme produces MTYSQRAQLRNKQCGLDNNAKEQVHRVLVCCPIIRSWDLPDKSVCGQGPSTPYIVGGSVAQQNEFPWISLLLYKSNLPSLRDSPICAGSLITNRYVLTAAHCLDVINFTVTEVRLGEHNLSTSPDCIVLPSNKEQCAPAHLDIKVSLSIKHEQYYTIHGRYYYNDIALLRLESSVAFSSTVKPICIRPDFELAYSSFEKRSLKIAGWGSYGGPHHSTVLRSGTIIGMNTKNCSSRFPSLGTPDEDIHICAMGQDGTDTGRGDSGGPLMFSEGRDVDQFYYLAGITSYGGGPPYGSGPAIYTKTSSFFRWITDKMYETENHYFDF; encoded by the exons ATGACATATAGTCAGAGAGCCCAATTAAGGAACAAACAATGCGGCTTGGATAATAATGCTAAAGAGCAAGTGCACAGGGTTTTAGTCTGCTGCCCGATAATTCGGAGTTGGGATCTACCAGATAAAAGTGTCTGCGGACAAGGTCCTTCCACTCCTTATATTGTGGGTGGCAGTGTTGCACAGCAAAACGAGTTCCCCTGGATTTCCCTGCTGCTCTACAAATCTAACTTACCCTCGCTTCGGGACTCCCCTATTTGTGCGGGCTCCTTGATCACGAACCGCTATGTCCTGACGGCAGCCCATTGTTTGGACGTGATTAACTTCACTGTCACAGAAGTGCGCCTCGGCGAGCACAATCTTTCGACAAGTCCTGACTGCATCGTGCTGCCAAGCAATAAAGAACAATGCGCTCCAGCGCACCTGGACATCAAAGTGAGTCTGAGCATCAAGCACGAGCAGTACTACACGATTCATGGAAGGTACTACTACAACGACATTGCTCTGTTGCGACTCGAAAGTTCGGTAGC ATTTTCCTCTACAGTCAAACCCATATGTATTAGGCCTGACTTTGAATTAGCATACTCCTCCTTTGAAAAGCGGTCTTTGAAAATTGCTGGCTGGGGCAGTTACGGTGGGCCGCACCACAGCACAGTATTGCGGTCCGGCACCATCATTGGAATGAATACTAAAAATTGCTCAAGTCGGTTTCCCAGCCTAGGAACCCCCGATGAGGACATCCATATATGTGCCATGGGACAGGATGGCACCGACACCGGACGCGGCGATTCCGGTGGCCCGCTGATGTTCTCAGAGGGAAGGGACGTTGATCAATTTTATTACCTAGCCGGAATAACCTCCTACGGAGGGGGTCCTCCGTATGGAAGTGGACCAGCGATTTACACAAAGActtcttcattttttcgttggaTAACGGATAAAATGTACGAGACCGAAAAtcattattttgatttttag
- the LOC122626193 gene encoding segmentation protein even-skipped encodes MHGYRTYNMESHHAHHDASPVDQKPLVVDLLATQYGKPQTPPPSPNECLSSPDNSLNGSRGSEIPADPSVRRYRTAFTRDQLGRLEKEFYKENYVSRPRRCELAAQLNLPESTIKVWFQNRRMKDKRQRIAVAWPYAAVYSDPAFAASILQAPANSVGMPYPPYAPAAAAAAAAAAAVATNPMMATGMPPMGMPQMAQMPTMQMPGHSGHAGHPSPYGQYRYTPYHIPARPAPPHPAGPHMHHPHMMGSSATGSSYSAGAAGLLGALPSASCYTGLGVGVPKTQTPPLDLQSSSSPHSSTLSLSPVGSDHAKVFDRSPVAHSASLVPASAPAHAPLTTTSPLPAPGLLMPSAKRPASDMSPPPTTTVIAEPKPKLFKPYKTEA; translated from the exons ATGCACGGATACCGCACCTACAACATGGAGAGCCACCATGCCCACCACGACGCCAGTCCCGTGGACCAGAAGCCCCTGGTCGTGGACCTCTTGGCCACCCAGTACGGCAAGCCCCAGACGCCTCCTCCCTCGCCAAATG AATGCCTATCCAGTCCGGACAACTCCCTGAACGGCAGCCGCGGCTCGGAGATTCCCGCCGACCCGTCGGTCCGCCGCTACCGCACCGCCTTCACCCGTGACCAGCTGGGTCGCTTGGAGAAGGAGTTCTACAAGGAGAACTACGTGTCCCGTCCCCGTCGCTGCGAACTGGCCGCCCAGCTGAACCTCCCGGAGAGCACAATCAAGGTGTGGTTCCAGAACCGCCGCATGAAGGACAAGCGCCAGAGGATCGCCGTCGCCTGGCCCTACGCAGCCGTCTACTCCGACCCCGCCTTCGCCGCCTCCATCCTCCAGGCCCCCGCCAACAGCGTGGGCATGCCCTATCCCCCGTACGCccccgccgctgccgccgctgctgccgccgccgccgccgtggCCACCAACCCGATGATGGCCACCGGAATGCCGCCGATGGGCATGCCCCAGATGGCCCAGATGCCCACCATGCAGATGCCCGGACACTCGGGACATGCCGGCCACCCCTCGCCCTACGGACAGTACCGCTACACGCCCTACCACATCCCCGCCCGCCCGGCTCCGCCACATCCCGCTGGCCCTCATATGCACCACCCGCACATGATGGGATCCAGCGCCACGGGATCGTCGTACTCCGCCGGAGCCGCCGGCCTCTTGGGCGCCCTGCCCTCCGCCTCCTGCTACACGGGCCTGGGTGTGGGCGTGCCCAAGACCCAGACGCCGCCGCTGGACCTGCAGTCGTCCTCATCGCCGCACTCCTCCACGCTGTCGCTCTCGCCAGTGGGATCCGATCACGCCAAGGTGTTCGACCGCAGTCCAGTGGCTCACTCAGCCTCTTTAGTTCCTGCTTCCGCTCCCGCTCATGCTCCGCTGACCACCACCAGCCCGCTGCCCGCCCCCGGCCTCCTGATGCCCAGCGCCAAGCGGCCCGCCTCCGACATGTCGCCGCCGCCCACGACAACCGTGATTGCGGAGCCCAAGCCGAAGCTCTTCAAGCCCTACAAGACTGAGGCGTAA
- the LOC122626238 gene encoding prenylated Rab acceptor protein 1 has protein sequence MAQTSGNLSGNMQPPPPSGGRFSVDLQSLPSLSNLPSPLQIFQMVRNSLRPWAVFFNINNFKTAVSMQRLNSRVIRNLSYFQANYVFIFFVLMIYCLITAPCILLVILAAAFGCHKLRVRNSNITIVGQQLTPSQQIIALNLATAPVLFLVGAGAVLFWTLGASCFVIAMHAIFYNIDAIVTEENEGFLAQVV, from the exons ATGGCTCAGACTAGCGGGAACTTGTCCGGCAATATGCAGCCGCCACCGCCTTCAGGAGGCAGGTTCTCCGTGGACCTTCAAAG CCTGCCCTCCCTATCGAACCTTCCGTCACCTCTTCAGATCTTCCAAATGGTCCGGAACTCCCTACGACCCTGGGCAGTCTTCTTCAACATCAACAACTTCAAAACGGCCGTCAGCATGCAGCGGCTGAATAGCCGGGTTATTCGGAATCTCTCCTACTTTCAGGCCAACTACGTTTTCATCTTTTTTGTACTGATGATCTACTGCCT CATCACGGCTCCCTGTATACTGCTGGTCATCCTGGCTGCCGCTTTTGGCTGCCATAAGTTGCGCGtgcgcaacagcaacatcaccaTCGTGGGACAACAATTGACGCCCAGCCAGCAGATCATCGCACTCAATCTGGCGACGGCACCTGTGCTTTTCCTGGTGGGCGCGGGAGCGGTTTTGTTTTGGACACTGGGTGCTTCTTGCTTCGTAATCGCTATGCATGCTATATTCTACAACATCGATGCTATTGTAACGGAGGAGAATGAGGGCTTCCTCGCCCAGGTTGTCTGA